From Nitrospirota bacterium, one genomic window encodes:
- a CDS encoding HEPN domain-containing protein, translating to MKPLTREWIEKAEGDFATAGREIRARKRPNYDAVCFHAQQCSEKFLKAILQEQDIPFGKTHNLIILLELIIPAQPSLELLRPSLEILTGFGVHVRYPGESADKATAREALTHCRVIRFEARRLLGLEEE from the coding sequence ATGAAGCCGCTCACCCGTGAATGGATAGAAAAGGCCGAGGGAGATTTTGCCACCGCGGGGAGAGAGATACGGGCACGGAAAAGACCCAACTACGATGCTGTTTGCTTTCATGCACAGCAGTGCTCAGAGAAATTTCTCAAGGCAATTTTACAGGAACAGGATATCCCTTTCGGTAAAACGCATAACTTGATCATCCTCTTAGAACTTATAATTCCGGCTCAACCATCATTGGAATTATTGAGACCATCTCTTGAGATTCTAACCGGTTTTGGAGTCCATGTCCGATATCCCGGTGAATCAGCAGACAAAGCAACAGCGAGAGAGGCACTTACTCATTGCCGTGTTATCCGCTTTGAGGCAAGAAGGCTTCTTGGATTGGAGGAGGAATGA
- a CDS encoding nucleotidyltransferase domain-containing protein, translating to MLDEKKIYELRDRIIQEFHPERIILFGSYAYGKPSEDSDVDILVILQFAGSGLRKTSEILRKIRPRIPVDLLVKTPEDVRQRIEWNDFFLKEILQKGKVIYEAAHP from the coding sequence TTGCTCGACGAGAAAAAGATTTACGAATTGCGTGACAGGATAATCCAAGAATTTCATCCGGAGCGGATTATCCTTTTCGGCTCTTATGCCTATGGTAAGCCTTCAGAAGATTCTGATGTGGATATTCTTGTAATTTTACAATTCGCCGGATCCGGCCTGCGAAAAACCTCAGAGATCCTGAGAAAAATCAGACCTCGCATACCTGTCGATCTGTTAGTTAAAACACCGGAGGATGTCCGTCAACGTATTGAATGGAATGATTTCTTTCTGAAGGAAATTCTCCAAAAAGGAAAGGTAATATATGAAGCCGCTCACCCGTGA
- a CDS encoding UPF0175 family protein: MSLKNIQISFPSDVLDALATTYQDSADLIREAAVLELYREGRLSSGKAAEIFNMERFEFIRYAGMKGIPFIRISPEDLREEVKLLEGVEAK, encoded by the coding sequence ATGTCATTAAAAAATATCCAAATATCATTCCCCTCTGATGTACTTGATGCTCTCGCAACCACATATCAGGATAGCGCAGACTTAATAAGAGAGGCGGCTGTTCTTGAACTGTACCGGGAAGGTAGGCTGTCAAGCGGGAAGGCTGCAGAAATATTTAATATGGAACGATTTGAATTTATACGATATGCCGGGATGAAAGGTATACCATTCATAAGAATATCACCGGAAGATCTCAGGGAAGAGGTAAAACTTCTGGAAGGAGTGGAAGCGAAATAG
- a CDS encoding AAA family ATPase, with the protein MITKLSLGNFKSFAETQEIPIKPLTLIFGANSAGKSSLIHGIALAHHVIATGDLDVYSTSIGGEAIDLGGFRQYVHRRNKDLNVEWAVELDVSRLSGRTAELMASVKTITITIIFGIFSPEGTIQSELEHEKPDEELLEKINRKLNELDKRDLKAIKDMLIREVPSIRTCEITGDGQMLFRLSRRNDGRYRFDRLEPEHPVLREIFKAIVEVYTTSTTLSESDYEGFRESVTDLLRELTVKIDKFLPRCLLKNGNPLDAKPSFLAAIRKGTRKDNLAEATKNFLPIILNELIQGLSEMTEAEINRFQYLGPLRSYPSRHIAFSQHEDINWFAGGGYAWDVIRREFKIRKKVNAWLGNKDKLSTPYELVVRNLLTIDDLDKDYTKIIEDLEERFTTPYDETVSSDDLFGEIYEAMNRLKDYESNISDVQELNLIDLRSNTIVSHRDVGIGISQVLPVLVGAYASKNKIIAIEQPEIHLHPALQAEMGDVFIESALGKNKNTFILETHSEHLILRILRRIRETSRGKNDKTAQIRPENVTLLYVGASQQGSSVQELRINEDGRLLDHCPGGFFEEGFEELF; encoded by the coding sequence ATGATAACAAAACTAAGCTTAGGAAATTTCAAGTCTTTTGCTGAAACACAGGAAATACCAATAAAGCCTTTGACCTTGATTTTTGGTGCCAATAGTGCAGGGAAATCCAGCTTAATCCACGGGATTGCCCTTGCCCATCATGTTATTGCAACTGGCGACCTTGATGTTTACAGTACATCTATAGGCGGAGAGGCAATAGACCTGGGCGGATTCAGGCAATATGTACACAGGCGGAACAAGGACCTTAATGTAGAATGGGCTGTGGAGCTTGATGTAAGCAGACTTTCGGGTAGAACTGCTGAACTTATGGCATCAGTTAAAACAATTACCATTACTATCATATTTGGCATTTTCTCGCCAGAAGGAACCATACAATCTGAATTAGAGCATGAAAAGCCTGATGAGGAACTTCTTGAAAAAATAAACAGGAAACTAAACGAACTTGACAAGAGAGACTTGAAGGCAATAAAAGATATGCTTATTCGTGAAGTACCATCAATTCGGACATGTGAAATAACCGGAGATGGGCAAATGCTCTTTCGCCTGAGCCGCCGCAATGATGGCCGCTACAGGTTTGACAGGCTGGAACCGGAACACCCTGTTTTAAGAGAAATCTTCAAGGCTATCGTTGAAGTTTATACAACCTCAACCACCCTTTCTGAAAGTGATTATGAAGGATTCAGGGAGTCAGTTACTGATCTTTTAAGAGAACTTACAGTAAAGATTGATAAATTCCTGCCAAGGTGTTTACTGAAAAACGGCAACCCTTTGGACGCAAAACCATCTTTCTTAGCCGCTATACGTAAGGGAACACGGAAAGATAATTTGGCTGAAGCCACAAAGAATTTTCTACCAATTATTTTGAATGAATTGATTCAGGGGCTGAGCGAAATGACCGAGGCTGAGATAAACCGGTTTCAATATCTGGGACCATTACGATCGTATCCTTCGCGGCACATAGCTTTTTCTCAGCATGAGGACATAAACTGGTTTGCGGGCGGTGGCTATGCTTGGGATGTCATCAGAAGAGAGTTCAAAATCCGAAAGAAGGTCAATGCTTGGCTTGGCAATAAAGATAAGCTAAGCACACCATATGAATTGGTTGTACGTAACTTATTGACGATTGATGACCTTGATAAAGATTATACAAAAATTATAGAGGACTTAGAGGAAAGGTTCACCACTCCGTATGACGAGACTGTTTCGTCTGATGACTTGTTTGGAGAAATATATGAAGCAATGAATCGCCTGAAAGATTATGAATCAAATATTTCTGATGTACAGGAACTCAACCTTATTGACCTCCGCTCTAATACGATTGTCTCGCACCGTGACGTAGGGATAGGAATTAGCCAAGTATTACCTGTCCTTGTTGGAGCCTATGCATCCAAAAATAAAATCATTGCTATCGAACAACCTGAAATCCACCTCCACCCTGCATTGCAGGCAGAGATGGGTGATGTCTTTATTGAATCTGCTCTTGGGAAAAACAAGAACACCTTTATTCTTGAAACTCACAGTGAACACCTTATCCTTCGCATATTAAGACGGATACGAGAAACTTCGAGAGGGAAAAATGATAAAACTGCTCAAATAAGACCCGAAAATGTGACACTCCTTTATGTTGGTGCCAGTCAGCAAGGCTCTTCAGTACAGGAATTAAGAATTAATGAAGACGGACGGCTTCTTGATCATTGTCCTGGAGGATTTTTTGAAGAGGGCTTTGAGGAGCTTTTTTAA
- a CDS encoding restriction endonuclease subunit S: MKWREVKISLFCQTGSGGTPFTQDKAIYYGGDIPWVKSGELKDDILLSTEESITEKGLEESSAKWVPSGAVLIAMYGATVGRTAFLGIDAATNQAVCSVVPDPKVAYNKYVWYALRTKVTEFLSRRVGGAQPNINQKIIRDTQVVLPTISEQRRIVEILDQADILRKKRAEADAKAEQILPALFYKRFGDPAININISKHTSIRAVVSKIERRDPSDSPDTPFKYIDIAGIDGTKGRIAQIKTLYGVDAPGRARQIVKTNDVLISTVRPYLRATALVPAGLDDQICSTGFCVLRAKNGIGFGYLYTLSRLEWFTKRLNESARGASYPAVTDNDILDLQVPYPSDKNILTKCDGLVSQLNAIEEKRLLLIDKLDNLFDLLLVKAFSGDLTAKWRETHMKELLAEMEEQTKYLELSRMENV; encoded by the coding sequence ATGAAGTGGCGTGAAGTCAAGATATCGTTATTCTGCCAGACTGGGAGCGGCGGTACCCCCTTCACGCAAGATAAGGCTATTTATTATGGTGGCGATATTCCGTGGGTTAAGTCCGGTGAGCTCAAAGATGATATTTTGCTTTCTACAGAGGAAAGCATTACCGAAAAAGGTCTGGAGGAATCCTCGGCGAAATGGGTTCCTTCAGGTGCTGTGTTGATAGCTATGTACGGGGCAACAGTGGGAAGAACAGCATTTCTTGGGATAGATGCAGCAACCAATCAGGCAGTATGCAGTGTAGTTCCAGACCCAAAGGTTGCCTACAACAAATATGTGTGGTATGCACTTCGAACCAAGGTTACTGAATTTCTTTCACGACGTGTAGGAGGAGCACAACCCAATATAAATCAGAAAATTATCAGAGACACCCAAGTTGTATTGCCCACTATCTCTGAGCAACGTCGCATTGTAGAAATCCTTGACCAGGCAGATATACTGCGAAAGAAACGTGCTGAGGCAGATGCCAAAGCAGAACAAATCCTGCCGGCACTTTTTTATAAGAGGTTCGGAGACCCTGCAATCAACATAAATATATCGAAGCATACTTCAATCAGGGCAGTAGTATCTAAGATCGAACGCAGAGACCCTTCCGATAGTCCAGATACTCCTTTCAAGTATATTGATATTGCAGGTATTGATGGCACTAAGGGAAGGATTGCTCAAATTAAGACACTATATGGAGTAGATGCACCAGGCAGAGCTCGTCAAATAGTAAAAACAAATGACGTACTCATATCTACTGTAAGGCCTTATTTGAGGGCCACCGCTCTTGTTCCTGCCGGTTTAGATGATCAAATATGTAGCACTGGTTTTTGCGTCTTAAGAGCAAAGAATGGTATTGGCTTTGGGTATTTGTATACGCTAAGTCGGCTTGAATGGTTTACAAAACGACTTAACGAGAGTGCAAGAGGGGCATCATATCCAGCCGTAACTGATAATGACATACTTGATTTGCAGGTTCCTTATCCTTCAGACAAAAACATTCTGACCAAATGTGATGGGTTAGTATCACAATTGAATGCAATAGAAGAGAAACGGCTTTTACTAATAGACAAACTTGATAATCTTTTTGATTTGCTTTTGGTAAAAGCCTTTTCCGGTGACCTCACTGCCAAATGGCGTGAGACGCACATGAAGGAGCTTTTGGCAGAGATGGAAGAACAGACAAAATATTTAGAGCTGTCAAGAATGGAGAACGTATGA
- a CDS encoding SAM-dependent DNA methyltransferase, which yields MNQEVRRKLDRITDTLWAGGVTNPVTYIEQLSYLVYLKLLDEEEVNRELQTKLTGENGNARLLFPKQAERYRWSKWRFKSGTDLRDFVRDDVFPYMASLVRENPQIADYFRDAVLEIIDPNVLKQVIDEIDAIDFGKLGTDVKGDIFEYLLTHLGQSALNGQFRTPRQVRTMMVEMVDPDLGDTIYDPACGTGGFLIDAVEYILAKYSSEPKETPVYGEEWLEKRNQTIEEAKSAIPNLQTYKKGPGEKIPDWGLLENAIHGIDVSRQMMRISMMNLVLHGIRNAHVKRANTLSELGGFTDEDLRRKYKVILSNPPFAGVLPKESIRKDLPTNSKKSELLFLGVMMEALTPGGRCAVVVPEGLLFGSTNAHVELRKKLVEDFELLAVVSLPAGIFKPYAGVKTAILVFRKPVNSSSNPTSLKKGGEMRIVWFYEITNDGYDPDKITGGGRPETPEKNNIPDLLQQWKTYRGSGFRNPPGVEAGAVIDPDSEASRCWWANTDLIAENGYNLAAGRYKPQMGQKPPDEDPAELIQEVLLIEKEITEGLERLLKELETAE from the coding sequence ATGAATCAGGAAGTGAGAAGAAAACTTGATCGTATAACTGACACCCTATGGGCAGGCGGTGTTACCAATCCTGTTACCTACATTGAACAGCTTTCATATCTTGTCTATCTGAAACTGCTTGACGAAGAGGAGGTAAACAGGGAACTTCAGACGAAACTCACCGGAGAGAACGGTAATGCAAGGCTACTTTTCCCAAAGCAGGCGGAACGTTATCGCTGGTCAAAGTGGCGGTTCAAAAGCGGGACAGACCTTCGTGATTTTGTCCGTGATGATGTTTTTCCTTACATGGCCTCATTAGTAAGAGAGAACCCTCAGATTGCTGATTACTTCAGGGATGCAGTTCTTGAGATTATTGACCCCAATGTACTGAAACAGGTAATAGATGAAATTGATGCGATTGATTTCGGCAAGCTTGGTACTGATGTTAAGGGTGATATTTTTGAGTACCTGTTAACTCACCTTGGTCAGTCAGCATTGAACGGACAGTTCAGGACACCAAGACAGGTCAGGACTATGATGGTTGAGATGGTTGACCCTGATCTTGGGGATACCATTTATGACCCTGCCTGTGGAACCGGTGGTTTCCTGATTGATGCTGTGGAATACATACTTGCCAAGTATTCGAGCGAACCTAAAGAAACACCTGTCTATGGTGAAGAATGGCTTGAGAAACGTAATCAGACAATAGAGGAGGCGAAGTCTGCTATACCGAACCTTCAGACCTACAAGAAAGGGCCTGGCGAGAAGATACCGGACTGGGGCCTGCTTGAAAACGCAATCCACGGTATAGATGTCTCCCGTCAGATGATGAGGATTTCCATGATGAACCTCGTCCTCCATGGCATCAGGAACGCCCATGTAAAGAGGGCTAATACCCTTTCAGAACTTGGCGGGTTTACAGATGAAGACCTTCGCCGCAAATACAAGGTCATCCTTTCAAATCCACCATTTGCAGGAGTTTTACCGAAAGAATCAATCCGTAAAGACCTGCCTACAAACTCAAAGAAGAGCGAACTCCTTTTCCTCGGTGTAATGATGGAGGCGCTTACCCCGGGCGGACGCTGTGCAGTTGTTGTGCCTGAGGGACTTCTGTTTGGTTCAACCAATGCCCACGTAGAGTTAAGGAAGAAACTCGTTGAAGATTTTGAACTCCTTGCAGTCGTGTCATTACCTGCGGGTATCTTCAAGCCTTACGCAGGAGTCAAGACAGCTATACTTGTCTTCAGAAAGCCCGTAAATTCATCTTCAAATCCTACCTCGTTAAAGAAGGGGGGCGAGATGCGAATTGTCTGGTTCTACGAAATAACTAACGATGGCTATGACCCTGACAAAATTACCGGCGGCGGCCGTCCTGAGACCCCGGAAAAGAACAATATCCCTGACTTGCTTCAACAGTGGAAGACATATAGAGGATCCGGATTCAGAAATCCTCCGGGTGTTGAGGCAGGTGCCGTTATTGACCCTGACTCAGAAGCGTCCCGATGCTGGTGGGCCAATACCGACCTAATTGCTGAGAATGGCTATAACCTTGCTGCCGGAAGATACAAGCCGCAGATGGGACAGAAGCCGCCGGATGAAGACCCTGCTGAACTCATTCAAGAGGTTCTGCTTATTGAAAAGGAAATAACTGAAGGTCTTGAAAGGCTTTTGAAGGAATTGGAGACGGCAGAATGA
- a CDS encoding DEAD/DEAH box helicase family protein, which yields MKNYSKETDARIIIDDLLRKVGWDPSDKSQVLTEITAHGLNETITEKTPPYKNAKDGDVIPTGRADYVLQSTYGRPLAIIEAKRSAIHPYTAKQQALPLAKKMGAPFIFLTNGELIYFWDYTNDDARIVNSFYSRRDLERLLHLREEKRPLALIQIPDYYSRQGEQRIVRPYQQEAMKAFDHVVELGKRRFLMELPTGTGKTDLVCLYLKRLFEAGQAERVLFLVDREQLAKQAVEAMQDILTQHGSYWLKPGMMRQEQQITVCLLQTMIGRYEEFSSGYFDVVIADECHRSIYGSWQTALTHFDAFHIGLTATPAAYIERNTFNFYLCQEGVPDFTYPIHEAFQQAFLAPYKFAEGITEFIAEGVNVEEEHYDPAEFERQWTNEDTNKKMMKEFDRLAWENYKELASKQKVGPGKAIVFAITKHHAARLTHYLNELHPEHKGHYAEVITSDVANADALIRRFKYEEYPMIAVSVDMLTTGFDCREVLHLVMCRKVRSPILYQQIRGRGTRTAPHINKKKFIIYDFFRNREYFNDSDTDIFTGSGSGHAAISAPASQCKPHRDLIELGLEDEWLEAVNYVEIGPAGERIDKKEYITNWEKAVRTSSNTDEILKKIRTEEELTPEEEQNLSDRLNRPEMFFNEENLRRAYKRPGGTLIDFIRAALGSLRLKSREEELTDNFHAWLVTKNLTPEQSQYLSLLKNRGIVKGKVDLNDLFQPPLSILNAARLGIELFGEKSLKEIIEDMNTSIFIKKTA from the coding sequence ATGAAAAACTATTCAAAAGAAACAGATGCACGGATAATAATTGATGACCTTCTCCGTAAGGTTGGGTGGGACCCTTCAGATAAATCTCAGGTTCTAACTGAAATAACAGCCCATGGATTAAATGAAACTATAACTGAAAAAACCCCGCCTTATAAAAATGCAAAAGATGGAGATGTTATCCCAACCGGCCGGGCTGATTATGTACTACAATCAACCTATGGGCGCCCCCTCGCCATAATAGAGGCGAAGAGATCAGCAATACACCCGTACACAGCAAAACAACAGGCCCTTCCACTTGCAAAAAAGATGGGCGCACCTTTCATCTTCCTGACGAATGGTGAGCTTATCTATTTCTGGGACTATACTAATGATGATGCCCGTATTGTCAATTCATTCTACTCCCGCCGTGATCTTGAAAGACTGCTACATCTGAGAGAAGAGAAAAGGCCATTGGCCTTGATACAGATTCCTGATTATTACAGCAGGCAAGGCGAACAGCGAATAGTCCGGCCTTATCAACAAGAGGCGATGAAGGCCTTTGACCATGTAGTTGAACTTGGGAAGCGGCGATTTCTAATGGAACTTCCTACAGGAACAGGCAAGACAGACCTTGTTTGTCTCTATCTGAAACGGCTGTTTGAGGCAGGTCAGGCAGAACGGGTTCTTTTTCTGGTAGATCGTGAACAGCTTGCAAAACAGGCAGTAGAGGCCATGCAGGATATTCTTACCCAGCATGGGAGTTACTGGCTTAAACCGGGAATGATGCGGCAGGAGCAACAGATCACAGTATGCCTCCTCCAGACAATGATCGGAAGATATGAGGAATTCAGCAGCGGGTATTTTGATGTGGTTATTGCAGATGAATGCCACCGCTCAATCTACGGTTCCTGGCAGACCGCACTAACGCATTTCGATGCCTTTCATATAGGACTGACGGCTACACCAGCCGCGTATATAGAACGTAACACCTTTAACTTTTATTTGTGTCAGGAAGGCGTGCCTGATTTTACATATCCCATCCATGAAGCATTTCAACAAGCTTTTCTTGCACCATACAAATTTGCTGAGGGTATCACCGAGTTTATAGCAGAGGGTGTTAATGTTGAGGAAGAGCATTATGATCCAGCAGAATTTGAGCGACAGTGGACTAACGAAGATACCAATAAAAAAATGATGAAAGAGTTTGACCGCCTTGCATGGGAGAATTATAAAGAGCTTGCATCTAAACAGAAGGTTGGCCCGGGCAAGGCAATAGTCTTTGCCATAACAAAACATCATGCTGCCAGGCTGACTCATTACCTTAATGAGCTGCATCCGGAACATAAAGGACATTATGCAGAGGTAATAACCTCTGACGTAGCAAATGCTGATGCCCTTATAAGGAGATTCAAATACGAAGAATATCCCATGATTGCAGTTAGTGTTGATATGCTCACCACAGGGTTTGATTGTAGAGAGGTACTTCATTTGGTTATGTGCCGTAAGGTCAGAAGCCCGATTCTGTATCAGCAGATCAGGGGGCGCGGTACCCGTACAGCCCCGCACATTAACAAGAAAAAGTTCATCATCTACGATTTTTTCAGAAACCGTGAATACTTCAATGACAGCGATACAGATATTTTTACAGGCTCAGGAAGCGGTCATGCTGCCATATCAGCACCTGCATCTCAATGTAAGCCGCACCGTGATCTCATAGAGCTTGGCCTTGAGGACGAATGGCTTGAGGCAGTCAACTATGTAGAGATTGGACCGGCTGGAGAACGCATTGATAAGAAAGAGTATATAACCAACTGGGAAAAGGCTGTAAGGACATCATCTAATACTGATGAAATCCTTAAAAAGATCAGGACAGAAGAGGAACTAACCCCAGAGGAAGAACAGAATCTTTCAGACAGATTGAATCGCCCTGAAATGTTTTTTAATGAGGAAAACCTCCGCAGGGCATATAAAAGGCCCGGCGGAACGCTTATAGACTTTATTCGTGCTGCCCTCGGCAGCTTAAGGTTAAAGAGCCGTGAAGAGGAACTCACAGATAATTTCCATGCATGGCTTGTAACAAAGAACCTTACTCCTGAACAATCGCAATATCTCTCCCTGCTCAAGAACAGGGGGATTGTCAAAGGAAAGGTTGACCTGAATGATCTTTTCCAGCCGCCGTTGTCAATTCTGAATGCCGCACGGCTGGGCATAGAACTCTTTGGGGAAAAGAGCCTCAAAGAAATTATTGAAGACATGAACACATCCATCTTTATAAAGAAGACCGCTTGA
- the xerD gene encoding site-specific tyrosine recombinase XerD, with protein sequence MEKDFKILLPVFFNYLAVEKGLSQNTLESYKNDLTGYISFLNEREITSPDNVSAGLVREFIMGLMKTKSLAISSIQRHLSSVRQFHKFLVHEGVTERDPMLNIETPKGWRRLPKTISMSEVETLLKQPGEESHLSIRDGAMIELMYATGLRVSELVNLKYNNINLEIGFITTSGKGGKERVVPMGEYALERLKQYIERSRPAILKGRSSSYVFISSLGRGGRGLTRQTFWMVIKKYARMAGINQDISPHSLRHSFATHLLERGADLRSVQIMLGHSDISTTQIYTHITRERLKKIHAECHPRP encoded by the coding sequence ATGGAAAAAGACTTCAAAATTTTACTACCCGTTTTCTTCAACTACCTAGCCGTTGAAAAGGGTCTCTCACAAAACACTCTGGAGTCATATAAAAACGACCTTACAGGTTACATCTCATTTCTGAATGAACGAGAGATAACATCACCTGATAATGTAAGCGCCGGTCTGGTGAGAGAGTTTATTATGGGTTTAATGAAGACTAAATCCCTTGCCATTTCATCAATCCAGCGGCATCTGTCTTCTGTCAGGCAGTTTCATAAATTCCTGGTACATGAAGGTGTTACTGAGAGAGACCCGATGTTAAATATAGAGACCCCGAAAGGCTGGCGCCGCCTTCCCAAGACCATCTCCATGTCAGAGGTTGAAACTTTATTAAAACAACCTGGGGAAGAGAGTCATTTAAGCATAAGAGACGGGGCAATGATAGAACTCATGTATGCAACCGGTCTGAGGGTGTCTGAACTCGTGAACCTCAAATACAACAATATCAACCTTGAGATAGGGTTCATCACTACATCAGGCAAGGGCGGAAAGGAGCGTGTTGTGCCTATGGGGGAATATGCACTTGAGAGGTTAAAACAATATATAGAAAGGTCAAGGCCGGCGATACTTAAAGGACGCTCATCTTCTTATGTATTTATCTCGTCATTGGGAAGGGGGGGAAGGGGGCTTACAAGGCAAACCTTCTGGATGGTTATTAAGAAATATGCCCGGATGGCAGGGATCAATCAGGACATATCCCCTCATTCCCTGAGGCACTCCTTTGCAACCCACCTTCTTGAGCGCGGGGCAGACCTCCGTTCAGTACAGATAATGTTAGGCCACTCGGACATATCCACGACACAGATATACACCCACATCACCAGGGAGCGGCTGAAGAAGATACATGCAGAGTGCCACCCAAGGCCGTAG
- the miaB gene encoding tRNA (N6-isopentenyl adenosine(37)-C2)-methylthiotransferase MiaB encodes MKQLFIKTFGCQMNELDSEKIAGVLSGLGYSLTDSPDNADMVILNTCSVREKAEDKCYSDLGRLNELKKEKPELVIGVGGCVAQQAGKRIVERAPYVDMVFGTDNISDIPGLLEKKRARSKNRVATERRRKRLLLQDEDEYRLPVQRNHPFKAYINIVDGCDKFCTFCVVPFTRGRERSRQPEDIINEIRGLAISGYKEVTLLGQNVDSYGKDMRGQTDLAGLLEMIQEIEGIERIRFVTSHPADFNDKLIYAMRELSKVCNHVHLPIQSGSDLILERMKRNYTYQEYKGKIIRLREAIPDVTITTDIISGFPGESDEDYNKTIDALEEIQYDAAFTFRYSKRPFTVARSYDNQVPLNVKKERLNNVIELQNRITLAKNKECVGKEFDIMIEGESVKGNGNMTGRTRGNKIVHIPRQEGMSVGDILQVKITSATVASLSGEVIKDSEQ; translated from the coding sequence TTGAAACAACTTTTTATAAAAACATTCGGCTGTCAGATGAATGAGCTTGATAGTGAGAAGATTGCCGGGGTGCTGTCAGGGTTGGGCTATTCACTCACAGATTCACCGGATAATGCGGACATGGTTATCCTGAATACTTGCAGTGTCAGGGAGAAGGCAGAGGATAAGTGTTACAGCGACCTTGGAAGGCTTAATGAGCTGAAAAAGGAGAAGCCGGAACTGGTTATAGGTGTCGGCGGATGTGTTGCCCAGCAGGCAGGGAAGCGAATAGTTGAAAGGGCCCCTTATGTTGACATGGTGTTCGGCACTGACAATATCTCGGATATACCCGGCCTTCTGGAAAAGAAGAGGGCAAGGTCAAAAAACAGGGTAGCGACCGAGAGACGCAGGAAGAGGCTTTTATTACAGGACGAAGATGAGTATAGGCTTCCTGTTCAGAGGAACCATCCTTTTAAGGCGTACATAAATATCGTTGACGGCTGTGATAAGTTTTGTACATTCTGTGTTGTCCCTTTTACACGCGGCAGGGAGAGAAGCAGACAGCCGGAAGACATCATCAATGAAATCAGGGGGCTTGCAATATCAGGCTATAAAGAGGTTACCTTGCTGGGACAGAACGTAGATTCTTATGGAAAAGATATGAGGGGGCAGACGGACCTTGCCGGCCTTCTGGAAATGATACAAGAGATTGAGGGGATTGAGAGGATAAGGTTTGTAACGTCTCATCCGGCAGATTTCAATGATAAGTTAATATATGCAATGAGGGAACTGTCAAAGGTGTGCAATCATGTGCATCTCCCGATTCAATCAGGTTCTGATTTAATACTCGAAAGAATGAAGAGGAATTATACCTATCAGGAGTATAAAGGAAAGATAATCAGACTACGTGAGGCTATACCTGATGTTACTATCACGACGGATATAATATCCGGGTTTCCCGGTGAGAGTGATGAAGATTACAATAAAACTATTGACGCGCTGGAAGAGATTCAATATGATGCTGCCTTTACATTCAGATATTCAAAGAGGCCGTTTACCGTTGCAAGGAGTTATGATAATCAGGTGCCTCTGAATGTGAAGAAGGAACGTTTAAATAATGTGATAGAACTTCAGAACCGTATCACACTTGCTAAAAATAAAGAATGTGTCGGTAAGGAATTTGACATCATGATTGAAGGAGAAAGTGTAAAGGGGAACGGCAATATGACCGGACGTACGAGAGGTAATAAGATTGTTCATATTCCAAGGCAGGAAGGGATGTCTGTTGGTGATATATTACAGGTAAAAATAACATCAGCAACGGTTGCGTCTTTGAGTGGAGAGGTTATCAAAGACAGTGAGCAGTGA
- the vanZ gene encoding VanZ family protein: protein MKRFIFLWGPVIFFAGLVFTVSSMSHPIDKDPFRYFDKVAHISEYGLFALLLFRALNGTLHRKSFILLAVVTILIILGYGISDEIHQYFVPARQSDIKDVIADGIGATLAMMTVFIKRRIFG, encoded by the coding sequence ATGAAACGTTTTATCTTTTTATGGGGCCCGGTTATATTCTTCGCCGGGCTTGTATTTACAGTCTCCAGTATGTCACATCCTATAGACAAAGATCCCTTTAGATACTTTGACAAGGTAGCACACATATCAGAGTATGGGTTGTTTGCATTGCTTCTTTTCAGGGCGCTAAATGGAACATTGCATAGAAAGAGTTTTATATTGTTGGCTGTTGTTACAATATTAATTATTCTTGGATACGGTATCAGCGATGAGATTCATCAGTACTTTGTACCTGCGAGGCAATCGGATATTAAGGATGTAATTGCCGACGGGATTGGGGCGACGTTAGCGATGATGACGGTGTTTATTAAGAGAAGGATTTTTGGATGA